A region of the Pseudomonadales bacterium genome:
CGTGGATTGTGTGAAGTTGATTTCTGCTCAATTGAAATCGCCGGTGATAAGCCTTCAATATGGTCGATATCGGGCTTTTCCATCATCGATAAAAATTGTCGAGCATAGGTAGAAAGGGACTCAACATAGCGGCGTTGGCCCTCAGCATATAAAGTGTCGAAGGCCAATGACGACTTGCCTGATCCAGAAAGGCCGGTAATGACGACTAATTTATCGCGCGGAATATCTAAATCAATATTTTTCAGATTGTGGGTGCGCGCTCCACGAACAACAATGGTATCCATAGCCTTACCTATCAAAAACAGCCGATCATTATACCTAGCCCTATCGATAAAGGGGAGGCCAAACTAGTTATCTACGCATGTAGTCATTCGCTTGGTGCAGTGCTAGAATGATTCTTTACTAATAAAATATTCGCGATGGAGCAAAGGCATGGCCAGAGGCATTAATAAAGTGATCATTGTCGGCAACTTAGGACAAGATCCTGAGTCTCGCTCATTTCCCAACGGTGGAATGGTCACCAATATTTCTGTAGCCACATCAGAAAGCTGGACAGATCGCCAAACTGGCCAGCCACAAGAGCGCACTGAATGGCATCGCGTGACCTTTAATGGCCGCTTGGCAGAGATTGCGCAGCAGTATTTGCGTAAGGGTTCAAAAGTTTATGTTGAGGGCTCTTTAAGAACCCGTAAATGGCAAGACAAGCAAACCGGCCAAGATCGCTATGCGACAGAAATCAATGCGCGAGAAATGCAAATGTTAGATTCGCGCGGCGACAATCAAATGGGGCAGGGCGGCTACCAGGCTGCAAGTCCTGCAGCGCAGCCACAGGGGCAAAACTTTGGCGGCTATCAACAGCAGCCTGCTCAGGCTCAGCCAGTTCAGCAGGCTGCGCCAGCACCTCAACAAGCTGCGCCAAGCGGCTTCGATGACTTTGATGATGATATTCCCTTCTAAGCCTGCCAACCAATTTTATAAGCATAAAAAAGCCCCAATAATGGGGCTTTTTGTCTTTATGGCTTCTCGTCTGGTTTACGCATTTAGTCCTTGTTGCATCGTCAAGAAGGATTCATCACGCAAGATAGGTATCAGTGAATCCGACAGCTCGACTGACTATGGTTAAAATTCCCTGCTTGTGAGTTTTAGTAAAAATCATCATGACCAAGTAATCAGTACTCACTTATTCAAATGATATCGCATGTAAAAAAGCTTTAATCGTATGGCAGCGATATGAAAATATCAAACTGATCTGGGCTGTTAAGCTGACCGACGGCTTGGTTCTCATCAAAGCTGCCAGACACAGACAGCGAGCCGAATGGATCAGTATTCTCAACTTCGCCATCTAGAATGTATTGGGTGAATGAGTCTATAGCATCTAAGTCATCATTAATATCAA
Encoded here:
- the ssb gene encoding single-stranded DNA-binding protein, giving the protein MARGINKVIIVGNLGQDPESRSFPNGGMVTNISVATSESWTDRQTGQPQERTEWHRVTFNGRLAEIAQQYLRKGSKVYVEGSLRTRKWQDKQTGQDRYATEINAREMQMLDSRGDNQMGQGGYQAASPAAQPQGQNFGGYQQQPAQAQPVQQAAPAPQQAAPSGFDDFDDDIPF